The DNA region caccaccatcaccatcaacagcaccatcaccaccaccatcaccaccatcaacagcaccatcaccaccaccaccatcaccaccaccaccatcgccaccaccaccaccaccaccaccaccaccatcatcaccaccaccaccatcatcaccatcatcaccatcaacagcaccatcaccaccaccatcaccaccatcaccatcgccaccaccaccatcaccaccaccaccaccatcgccGCCATCACCATCGccgccaccaccatcaccaccaccaccaccatcatcaccaccaccaccatcatcaccaccactaccatcaccaccaccaccatcatcaccatcaacagcaccatcaccaccaccatcaccaccatcaccatcgccaccatcaccaccaccaccaccaccatcatcaccaccaccatcatcaccatcaccaccatcaccatcgcCACCActgccatcatcaccaccaccgccatcatcaccaccaccaccatcatcaccaccactaccatcaccaccaccaccaccatcatcaccatcaacagcaccatcaccaccaccatcaccaccatcaccatcgccaccatcaccaccaccaccaccatcaccaccatcaccatcaccaccaccaccatcaccaccaccaccaccaccaccaccactaccatcatcaccaccaccaccaccaccgccaccatcatcaccaccactaccatcaccaccaccaccaacagcaccatcaccaccaccaccaccaccatcatcaccatcaacagcaccaccaccatcaccagcaccatcgctgtcaccaccatcaccaccactgttGCTAGCGccatctccaccaccaccaccaccataattaccaccatcaccaacactaccaccatcaccattataACAACTATTAATTCGTTTAGCAGGTAGTTGTTAAGCACCCACAATTCCTCCAGACCCATGCCAGGGTCTTGCATACAATGAGACCCCATTAGCATCTGCCCCATCCCTGTCACCATCTCCTGTTCGGTTGCTAGGCAACAGTGAGGCCTGGTTTGGCGTGCTCTTCCAGATCCTGGAGCCCCTGGAAACCTCTGGTGGTGGAAGGGCCAACATTTTGGTCCAAGAAGGGTCTTGGGGGAGACTTGAAAGGGAGGAGGACAGGTTCTTTGTCTTATGAGTCCTGTTTCTGCTCTCATGCAGGGTCAGGCAGACactctgctccccccaccccacacccatcCTTTCCAAGGCAGGCAAGTCTTTAGGTTGCGAACCATTTTTTGTGTGCTGTAAGTACTTGAAGAATTTGTTAAAATACTTGCCTTCAGGCTCCATGGCAttgggctgggcccatgaacctaCATTTTAGCAGGGGGCAGAGTGTGTGCCCCCTGTGATGGCCAAGAGGAAGGGCCCCTTGCCCTTCGCTGCCAGGTCTGCCAAGGTGGCCAAATGAAGCCTCTTCCTCCCCGTCCTCTCTGCAGACACACCAAGATGAAGACAGCTACCAACATTTACATCTTTAACTTGGCCCTGGCGGACACTCTGGTGCTGCTGACCCTGCCCTTCCAGGGCACAGATGTCCTCCTGGGCTTCTGGCCATTTGGGAACGCCCTGTGCAAGACGGTCATCGCCATTGACTATTACAACATGTTCACCAGCACCTTCACGCTGACTGCCATGAGCGTGGACCGCTACATAGCCATCTGCCACCCCATCCGTGCCCTTGACGTCCGGACATCCAGCAAGGCCCAGGCTGTCAATGTGGCCATCTGGGCCCTGGCCTCTGTTGTCGGCGTTCCCGTTGCCATCATGGGCTCGGCACAGGTTGAGGATGAAGGTCAGTGCAGGGCACCCTCCTCCCCAGTGCCACGCTCCCCTGGCTCTGGGTGGCTctctccctgcccacctgcccagctTCCCTGACCCTGCTTCTCTCCCTGCAGAGATTGAGTGCCTGGTGGAGATCCCCACCCCGCAGGACTACTGGGGCCCCGTGTTTGCCATCTgcatcttcctcttctccttcatcaTGCCTGTGCTCATCATCTCCGTCTGCTACAGCCTGATGATCCGGCGGCTGCGAGGCGTCCGCCTGCTCTCAGGCTCCCGCGAGAAGGACCGGAACCTGCGGCGCATCACGCGtctggtgctggtggtggtggctgTGTTCGTGGGCTGCTGGACGCCCGTGCAGGTCTTCGTGCTGGTCCAGGGGCTGGGCGTGCAGCCGGGCAGTGAGACTGTGGTGGCCATTCTGCGTTTCTGCACGGCCCTCGGCTACGTCAACAGCTGCCTCAACCCCATCCTCTACGCCTTCCTGGACGAGAACTTCAAGGCCTGCTTCCGCAAGTTCTGCTGCGCGCCCACCCTGCGCCGGGAGATGCAGGTGTCAGACCGCGTGCGCAGCATCGCCAAGGATGTGGCTCATGCTCGCAAGACCTCTGAGATGGTGCCACGGCCGGCATGACTAGGCGTGGACCTGCCCATGGTGCCTGTCAGCCCGCAGAGCCCATCCACACCAAACACGGAGCTCACGCAGGTCACCGCTCTCTAGGCAGACGTGCAGCTGCGCATCACCAGCCTCCACGGGCCACCCTGTGGCCTTGGAGGGTCTGGTGACATCACGGGACGGGTCAGAGCATTAGGGCTGCCCTCCTAgtggagggcggggagggggtgcagGACTCACTGGTGAGCATGCCCGGCACTGCCAAGCTTCATGGACCGTCCTGGCCTCTCCCCTGCTGCATCCGTCTCCGGGTGGGCACACAGCCGGAAGCGTGACAGCGGCTGTACAGTCCCACGTGCCCTCGTGCTGTGTGCTGTCTGCATGGACCCTTGCAGTGTCTCCTCTGGGCAGCTGGATGGGCCTGGCGCCGCCTGGAGAGTCCAGTGGGCATCCCTGGGCAGTGGGACTCGCCCTGAGAGTGGAACTCCTTAGGAGGCTTCTCAGCAAGCCTGTTCCCTCCAGGACACGTGAACTGTTGCGCCGCAGACGTGGCCGTTCAGGTTTGCGAGGCGGTCAGGAGGACCGCCGCAGGCCACCCTGTCATTTGTGAAGCAGCCCCACGTGCCTGGCCTcagctgtggggtggggggggctctGTGGTGCTCTGTCTGGGTTGCCTGGGCCCCCCTCGGGCTGTCCCTCGAAGCCCTCCTTTCAGACTCCATCAGAGGTCAGCGGCTGTGCAGCTGTCAGGACCGTGTGTCCTGCTTGGGTCCTGGTGGCCTTGGAAGGATGCCAGCTGGGACAGGTTCGGCCCTGCACCCCCAGTGACTGACGCCCTGCTTCATTTCAAGCCCCCCGTTATCTGTGGGGGAAGCCTGAGCTTCCCAGTCAGAGGCGGCTTCGTATGCAGAGTTGGAAGGAGAGCTGGGGCTGGCAGACCTGCTTGAGGGAGGCTGCAAGGACCATCTGAGCCGTGGGGACCCTGCCCGCTGTGACCATCCAGAGAAGTACCCTCCCAGTTTGCAGATGGAGGCTGCAGCTCGGTGACTTGGCCAGCGTTCTCCCTGCAGACAAGCTGCTGAAACATCTGCAGTGGTAGAGCTGCCTCTACCTGCTAGCTGAGCTGCAGACCTGGCCAGGTGAGCTGAGGCACCTGGAAAGAGGAGGAGGTGCTGACTCTGGACTGGCCTCTCCTGCTTTGGGGACCCTGGCCTTGTGGGGTCGTCCTTGGGGAGGACGGGGCTCTGTCCGTGCTGCCAGCAGCGGGAGGCTCTGAGGACCGGAGCCACTATGGCTGCAGCATTTTTGTGCCAAGGCTGAAAGACATGTGCATTTGTGGTGGTGTAACGTGTGTCCCCATGTATCTATGCATGTGGACAGTGTGATTTTTCCCCTGCACGTAACCAGCCCTGAACTGTCTCCAGGGGCCGTGACGGAGGGTCAGAATAACCCCCTGCACGCTGGTCAGGGCGCTCTGCTTGCAACAGGTGTTTCTGACTCTTTGGGGGGCCGTTGGGGTAAATTCTCTGGGATTAGCACGGGGGGTGTAGGTAGATCCGTCCTCCAACCTGCTCTGTGCTCTCCACCTGGCTCTGTGCTTGGCAGACTGTCCCACTT from Tursiops truncatus isolate mTurTru1 chromosome 15, mTurTru1.mat.Y, whole genome shotgun sequence includes:
- the OPRL1 gene encoding nociceptin receptor isoform X4; the protein is MTWYSCSGTWQRAGQTSPGADKKWTCRLGERHTKMKTATNIYIFNLALADTLVLLTLPFQGTDVLLGFWPFGNALCKTVIAIDYYNMFTSTFTLTAMSVDRYIAICHPIRALDVRTSSKAQAVNVAIWALASVVGVPVAIMGSAQVEDEEIECLVEIPTPQDYWGPVFAICIFLFSFIMPVLIISVCYSLMIRRLRGVRLLSGSREKDRNLRRITRLVLVVVAVFVGCWTPVQVFVLVQGLGVQPGSETVVAILRFCTALGYVNSCLNPILYAFLDENFKACFRKFCCAPTLRREMQVSDRVRSIAKDVAHARKTSEMVPRPA
- the OPRL1 gene encoding nociceptin receptor isoform X3 encodes the protein MLWASVCVALAPDRTQLLSAAPRARSQSAFPLLGLQVLAVFRALGGIKGSGDFTCAPHSSSKCLRVPCVPGSGTWQRAGQTSPGADKKWTCRLGERHTKMKTATNIYIFNLALADTLVLLTLPFQGTDVLLGFWPFGNALCKTVIAIDYYNMFTSTFTLTAMSVDRYIAICHPIRALDVRTSSKAQAVNVAIWALASVVGVPVAIMGSAQVEDEEIECLVEIPTPQDYWGPVFAICIFLFSFIMPVLIISVCYSLMIRRLRGVRLLSGSREKDRNLRRITRLVLVVVAVFVGCWTPVQVFVLVQGLGVQPGSETVVAILRFCTALGYVNSCLNPILYAFLDENFKACFRKFCCAPTLRREMQVSDRVRSIAKDVAHARKTSEMVPRPA
- the OPRL1 gene encoding nociceptin receptor isoform X1, with protein sequence MLWASVCVALAPDRTQLLSAAPRARSQSAFPLLGLQVLAVFRALGGIKGSGDFTCAPHSSSKCLRVPCVPGSGTWQRAGQTSPGADKKWTCRLGERYRGALRAGRGMESLFPAPFWEVLYGGHLQGNLSLLSPNHSLLPPHLMLNASHGAFLPLGLKVTIVGLYLAVCVGGLLGNCLVMYVILRHTKMKTATNIYIFNLALADTLVLLTLPFQGTDVLLGFWPFGNALCKTVIAIDYYNMFTSTFTLTAMSVDRYIAICHPIRALDVRTSSKAQAVNVAIWALASVVGVPVAIMGSAQVEDEEIECLVEIPTPQDYWGPVFAICIFLFSFIMPVLIISVCYSLMIRRLRGVRLLSGSREKDRNLRRITRLVLVVVAVFVGCWTPVQVFVLVQGLGVQPGSETVVAILRFCTALGYVNSCLNPILYAFLDENFKACFRKFCCAPTLRREMQVSDRVRSIAKDVAHARKTSEMVPRPA
- the OPRL1 gene encoding nociceptin receptor isoform X2, whose translation is MTWYSCSGTWQRAGQTSPGADKKWTCRLGERYRGALRAGRGMESLFPAPFWEVLYGGHLQGNLSLLSPNHSLLPPHLMLNASHGAFLPLGLKVTIVGLYLAVCVGGLLGNCLVMYVILRHTKMKTATNIYIFNLALADTLVLLTLPFQGTDVLLGFWPFGNALCKTVIAIDYYNMFTSTFTLTAMSVDRYIAICHPIRALDVRTSSKAQAVNVAIWALASVVGVPVAIMGSAQVEDEEIECLVEIPTPQDYWGPVFAICIFLFSFIMPVLIISVCYSLMIRRLRGVRLLSGSREKDRNLRRITRLVLVVVAVFVGCWTPVQVFVLVQGLGVQPGSETVVAILRFCTALGYVNSCLNPILYAFLDENFKACFRKFCCAPTLRREMQVSDRVRSIAKDVAHARKTSEMVPRPA